The Tistrella mobilis genome window below encodes:
- the alr gene encoding alanine racemase codes for MSTPATTPAFPAAPAAPPPAWIEIDLAALAGNHARLTRLMRVHNPAAEVAGVVKANGYGLGADLVGPALARAGAPALFVAHLAEGAALRQALAADPYQLQLARPVYVLNGIAEGEADDFLAFDLRPVLNGPDDLDRWTRAGRTRGRPLPAALHIDTGMSRLGFDEAGFAALAADPSRLGGVDIRITMSHLACADDPAHPLNRRQLDRFLAVAAAIGRGRLSLANSSGLFLGPDFHFDLGRPGVALYGINPIPGRANPMAPVVHLKARVLQVRTIDSFESVGYGAAARARPGMRVATLAIGYADGWPWSAAGKGEVMIGGHRAPILGRVSMDLVTVDVSALPPSLIHGGAVAELIGSHRDIDALAEDAGTIGYEILTRLGRRYARRLVTSGQTQVYPIGVPTPQTEVDPAP; via the coding sequence ATGAGCACGCCGGCCACCACCCCTGCTTTTCCGGCAGCACCTGCGGCCCCGCCGCCGGCCTGGATCGAAATCGACCTCGCCGCGCTGGCCGGGAACCATGCGCGGCTCACCAGGCTGATGCGTGTGCACAACCCGGCCGCCGAGGTGGCGGGTGTGGTCAAGGCCAATGGCTACGGGTTGGGGGCAGATCTGGTGGGGCCCGCTCTTGCCAGGGCCGGCGCCCCGGCGCTGTTTGTCGCGCATCTGGCTGAGGGCGCAGCGCTCCGGCAGGCGCTGGCGGCGGATCCATACCAGCTCCAGCTCGCACGGCCTGTTTACGTCCTGAACGGCATCGCCGAAGGCGAAGCGGATGATTTCCTGGCCTTCGACCTCCGCCCGGTGCTGAACGGCCCGGATGATCTCGATCGCTGGACCCGTGCGGGGCGGACCCGGGGCAGGCCGCTCCCGGCAGCCCTGCATATCGACACCGGCATGAGCCGGCTGGGTTTCGACGAGGCCGGTTTCGCGGCCCTCGCCGCCGATCCCTCGCGCCTCGGCGGCGTCGATATCCGGATCACCATGAGCCATCTCGCCTGCGCCGATGATCCGGCCCATCCGCTGAATCGGCGCCAGCTCGACCGTTTCCTGGCCGTGGCTGCCGCTATCGGGCGGGGCCGGCTCAGCCTGGCCAATTCAAGCGGGCTGTTCCTTGGCCCAGACTTCCATTTCGATCTGGGCCGCCCGGGTGTCGCGCTTTACGGCATCAATCCGATACCGGGGCGCGCGAACCCGATGGCGCCGGTGGTCCATCTGAAGGCCCGGGTGCTGCAGGTGCGAACCATCGACAGCTTCGAGAGCGTCGGCTATGGTGCGGCAGCCCGCGCGCGGCCGGGCATGCGGGTCGCGACGCTTGCGATCGGCTATGCCGATGGCTGGCCCTGGTCGGCTGCAGGCAAGGGTGAGGTGATGATTGGCGGCCATCGGGCTCCGATCCTCGGCCGCGTGTCGATGGATCTGGTGACGGTCGATGTCAGCGCCCTGCCTCCATCGCTGATCCATGGCGGCGCCGTGGCGGAGCTGATCGGCAGTCATCGGGACATTGATGCGCTGGCAGAAGATGCCGGTACCATCGGCTACGAGATCCTGACCCGCCTGGGCCGCCGCTATGCCCGGCGGCTGGTGACGTCAGGCCAGACGCAGGTTTATCCGATTGGCGTGCCCACGCCGCAGACGGAGGTCGACCCCGCACCATGA
- a CDS encoding ABC transporter permease, producing the protein MNPLAAIGRALLSLFETVGRVALFVLVVLRHLVTPPFYFRAMGRQVMEIGYYSLPVVGMTALFSGMVLALQSYTGFARFSAESAVAGVVVLSITRELGPVLAGLMVAGRVGAAIAAEIGTMRVTEQVDALTTLRTNPYKYLIVPRVLAATLMLPVLVLIADIIGVMGGWLVGVYKLGFISTTYLVNTFNFVEPLDVISGLVKAAVFGFLIATMGCYHGFNSRGGAQGVGSATTNAVVSSSILLLIFNYVITELFFAR; encoded by the coding sequence ATGAACCCGCTTGCCGCTATCGGCCGGGCCCTGCTCTCCCTGTTCGAGACCGTAGGCCGCGTCGCGCTCTTCGTCCTCGTCGTGCTGCGCCACCTGGTGACCCCGCCGTTCTATTTCCGTGCCATGGGCCGGCAGGTGATGGAAATCGGCTATTACAGCCTGCCGGTGGTCGGGATGACCGCATTGTTCAGCGGCATGGTACTGGCGCTGCAAAGCTATACCGGCTTCGCCCGATTTTCGGCCGAAAGTGCCGTCGCAGGTGTGGTCGTACTGTCGATCACCCGCGAACTGGGGCCCGTTCTGGCCGGCCTTATGGTCGCCGGCCGGGTGGGTGCCGCGATCGCAGCCGAGATCGGCACCATGCGGGTGACGGAACAGGTGGACGCGCTGACCACGCTGCGCACCAATCCGTACAAATATCTGATCGTGCCGCGGGTTCTGGCGGCGACCCTGATGCTGCCGGTGCTGGTGCTGATCGCCGACATCATCGGCGTGATGGGCGGCTGGCTGGTCGGCGTGTACAAGCTGGGCTTCATCTCGACCACCTATCTGGTCAACACCTTCAACTTCGTCGAGCCGCTCGACGTCATCTCAGGCCTGGTGAAAGCGGCGGTATTCGGCTTCCTGATCGCAACCATGGGCTGCTATCACGGCTTCAACAGCCGAGGCGGTGCCCAGGGTGTGGGCAGCGCCACCACCAACGCGGTGGTATCGAGTTCGATCCTGCTGCTGATCTTCAACTACGTCATCACCGAGCTGTTCTTCGCCCGCTGA
- a CDS encoding ABC transporter ATP-binding protein: MTTATPKIALAGVHKAFGRKQVLRGVDLSIDAGSSLVVIGGSGTGKSVLIKSILGIIHPDKGSIRIDGRETMGLGARDREEVMAGMGMLFQGGALFDSLPVWQNVAFGLIQGKGIARRKAREIAIEKLSLVGLGADVAELAPAELSGGMQKRVGLARAIATDPDILFFDEPTTGLDPIMADVINDLIRNQVKRLGATAVTITHDMASARKIADHVAMIYQGRIIWHGPVEEIDHSGNPYVDQFIHGRADGPIQMELRRP, from the coding sequence ATGACCACCGCCACCCCGAAGATCGCGCTTGCCGGCGTGCACAAGGCGTTCGGCCGCAAGCAGGTGCTGCGCGGCGTGGATCTTTCGATCGATGCCGGATCGTCGCTGGTGGTGATCGGCGGCTCTGGTACCGGGAAATCGGTGCTGATCAAGTCGATCCTCGGCATCATTCATCCCGACAAGGGCTCGATCCGCATCGACGGCCGCGAGACCATGGGGCTGGGTGCCCGCGACCGCGAAGAGGTCATGGCCGGCATGGGCATGCTGTTCCAGGGCGGTGCGCTGTTCGACAGCCTGCCCGTCTGGCAGAACGTCGCCTTCGGCCTGATCCAGGGCAAGGGTATCGCCAGGCGCAAGGCGCGGGAGATTGCGATCGAGAAGCTGTCGCTGGTGGGCCTGGGTGCCGATGTCGCGGAACTGGCCCCGGCAGAACTGTCGGGCGGCATGCAGAAGCGCGTCGGCCTGGCCCGGGCGATCGCCACCGATCCCGACATTCTGTTCTTCGACGAACCGACCACCGGACTTGACCCGATCATGGCCGACGTGATCAACGATCTGATCCGCAATCAGGTGAAGCGCCTGGGCGCCACTGCCGTCACCATCACCCACGATATGGCGAGCGCCCGCAAGATCGCCGACCATGTGGCGATGATCTATCAGGGCCGGATCATCTGGCACGGCCCGGTGGAAGAGATCGACCACAGTGGCAACCCTTATGTCGACCAGTTCATCCACGGTCGCGCCGACGGGCCGATCCAGATGGAACTGCGCCGGCCCTGA
- the radA gene encoding DNA repair protein RadA: protein MAKATTHFVCQSCGATAAKWAGRCEACGEWNTMVEEALPQPVAGGRGSAVASARRGLSFVTLDGPVEVVPRRRCGIGELDRVLGGGLVPGAAILISGDPGIGKSTLLIQALAALAGNGVDAYYVSGEESVDQVRLRAHRLGLDRSSVKLAAETNIRDIVSTLEKIPTDRPAVAVIDSIQTMRHDGLEGAPGTVSQVRACGQELIQLAKRRGIAVVIVGHVTKEGQIAGPRLLEHMVDTVLHFEGERGHAYRILRAVKNRFGATDEIGVFSMTDLGLMEVENPSAIFLGDRDEKVSGSAVFAGLEGTRPVLVEIQALVAASALGTPRRTVVGWDGGRLAMILAVLDARCGLSLGSNDVYLNVAGGLRILEPAADLAVAAALLSSLTDRALPKETVVLGEVGLSGEVRAVSQMEARLKEAAKLGFTRAFVPKAGASRQMPVEIRPLKRLAELVELFVGPNGEYAPKPAGDQAGDRDGAARPGRRGQPRGTID, encoded by the coding sequence ATGGCCAAAGCCACCACGCATTTCGTCTGCCAGTCCTGCGGTGCCACCGCCGCGAAATGGGCCGGGCGCTGCGAAGCCTGCGGCGAATGGAACACCATGGTCGAAGAGGCCCTGCCCCAGCCGGTGGCGGGTGGCCGTGGCTCGGCCGTGGCATCGGCGCGGCGCGGCCTCTCCTTCGTCACCCTGGACGGGCCGGTCGAGGTGGTGCCCCGGCGGCGTTGCGGTATCGGTGAACTGGACCGGGTGCTCGGCGGCGGTCTGGTACCGGGAGCCGCGATCCTGATCAGCGGCGATCCCGGGATCGGGAAATCCACCCTGCTGATCCAGGCCCTGGCTGCCCTTGCCGGTAATGGCGTCGATGCCTACTACGTCTCGGGCGAAGAATCGGTCGATCAGGTGCGGCTCCGCGCCCATCGGCTGGGCCTCGACCGCTCGTCGGTGAAACTCGCCGCCGAAACCAATATTCGCGACATCGTCTCGACACTTGAGAAGATCCCGACAGACCGGCCGGCCGTGGCAGTGATCGACAGTATCCAGACCATGCGCCATGACGGGCTGGAAGGCGCACCTGGTACGGTGTCGCAGGTGCGCGCCTGCGGGCAGGAGCTGATCCAGCTCGCCAAGCGGCGCGGCATCGCGGTTGTCATCGTCGGTCATGTCACCAAGGAAGGCCAGATCGCCGGGCCCCGCCTGCTGGAGCACATGGTCGATACCGTGCTCCACTTCGAGGGCGAGCGCGGCCATGCCTATCGAATCCTGCGCGCCGTCAAAAACCGGTTCGGCGCCACCGACGAGATCGGCGTGTTCTCGATGACCGACCTCGGCCTGATGGAGGTGGAAAACCCCTCTGCCATCTTCCTGGGCGATCGCGACGAGAAGGTATCAGGCAGCGCCGTCTTCGCGGGGCTGGAAGGCACCCGGCCGGTCCTGGTCGAAATCCAGGCCCTGGTGGCCGCCTCGGCGCTCGGCACGCCGCGCCGCACCGTGGTCGGCTGGGATGGCGGACGTCTGGCCATGATCCTCGCCGTGCTCGACGCGCGGTGCGGCCTTTCGCTCGGGTCGAACGACGTTTACTTGAACGTCGCGGGCGGGTTGCGCATCCTTGAACCGGCCGCTGATCTCGCAGTTGCAGCAGCGCTGCTCTCGTCGCTCACCGACCGGGCCCTGCCCAAGGAAACGGTGGTGCTGGGCGAAGTGGGGCTGTCGGGCGAAGTGCGTGCGGTCTCGCAAATGGAGGCGCGGCTCAAGGAGGCCGCCAAACTGGGCTTCACCCGCGCCTTCGTTCCCAAGGCCGGCGCCAGCCGGCAGATGCCGGTCGAGATCAGGCCACTGAAACGCCTGGCTGAACTGGTCGAACTCTTCGTGGGGCCGAATGGCGAATACGCCCCCAAACCTGCCGGCGATCAGGCAGGCGACCGGGACGGCGCTGCCCGCCCCGGTCGGCGCGGCCAGCCGCGCGGAACGATCGATTGA
- a CDS encoding CvpA family protein, producing the protein MSLTLADVVVLAIVALSTLVALIRGFVREVLSIVAWVGAALITAYLFDPLRPLADDFIASETAGDIATIAVIFLVSLLILSVITRAIGDVVSGSPFTFLDRLLGAGFGVARGLAVMAAIYLGLLWVWGPNGEPEWVRKSETRPAVVEAARIIQELVPERMRSQFLERADQAAGAAAGAAGDAVRGTLGSAMPGMPRDTAPGTAPAQNNPSGNVTGATPSGGEIGYGEGQRHDMNRLLDAIEPAPAGGQGTQGQGN; encoded by the coding sequence ATGTCCCTGACGCTCGCCGACGTGGTTGTGCTCGCCATCGTCGCCCTTTCGACCCTGGTGGCATTGATCCGCGGCTTCGTGCGCGAGGTGCTGTCGATCGTCGCCTGGGTCGGCGCGGCACTGATCACGGCCTATCTCTTCGATCCGCTGCGCCCGCTTGCCGATGATTTCATCGCCAGCGAGACCGCCGGTGACATCGCCACCATCGCGGTGATCTTCCTGGTCTCGCTGCTGATCCTTTCGGTCATCACCCGTGCGATCGGCGATGTGGTCTCGGGCAGCCCCTTCACCTTCCTCGACCGCCTGCTCGGCGCCGGTTTCGGTGTCGCCCGCGGCCTGGCGGTGATGGCGGCCATCTATCTGGGCCTGCTCTGGGTCTGGGGCCCGAACGGCGAGCCCGAATGGGTACGCAAGTCGGAAACCCGTCCCGCGGTGGTCGAGGCGGCCCGGATCATTCAGGAACTGGTCCCCGAGCGCATGCGCAGCCAGTTCCTTGAGCGCGCCGACCAGGCGGCGGGCGCCGCGGCAGGGGCAGCCGGCGATGCGGTTCGGGGCACGCTGGGCAGTGCGATGCCGGGCATGCCGCGTGACACCGCGCCTGGAACGGCGCCCGCGCAGAACAACCCCTCGGGCAATGTTACCGGTGCAACCCCCTCCGGCGGTGAAATCGGTTACGGCGAAGGGCAGAGACATGATATGAACCGCCTGCTCGATGCGATCGAGCCCGCACCTGCGGGCGGCCAGGGCACGCAAGGCCAGGGCAACTGA
- the purF gene encoding amidophosphoribosyltransferase gives MIITHPFRSGPDGRDLVHADEDHLREECGIFGIHGHQEAARHVALGLHALQHRGQEACGIVSYDGDQFHPHRAVGLVGDAFADERLMAQMAGKMGIGHVRYATTGGAGLRNIQPLYADFAFGGLAIAHNGNLTNALTLRSQLVQRGCIFQSTSDSEVIVHLIAISLYTDVVDKLIDALRQVHGAYSIVALTRDKLIGVRDPWGVRPLVIGKLDGAMMLASETCALDIIGAEFVRDVEPGEIVVIEESGLRSIKPFPKTASRFCIFEHIYFARPDSVLENVSVYEARKRIGRELAQESMVEADVVVPVPDSGVPAALGFSEQSGIPFDYGIIRNHYVGRTFIEPTDQIRHLGVKLKHNANVPMIKGRRVVLVDDSIVRGTTSTKIVNMVREAGAAEVHMRIASPPTTHPCFYGVDTPSREKLLAARMDIEEMARFINADSLAFISMDGLYRAMGEEGRNPVQPQYCDACFTGDYALPLTDGQVDGSDAKFRLRSDFA, from the coding sequence ATGATCATCACCCATCCCTTCCGATCCGGGCCCGACGGCCGGGACCTGGTCCATGCAGATGAGGATCATCTGCGCGAGGAATGCGGCATCTTCGGCATTCACGGCCATCAGGAGGCTGCCCGTCACGTGGCCCTCGGCCTGCATGCCCTGCAACACCGCGGCCAGGAGGCCTGCGGCATCGTCAGTTACGACGGCGACCAGTTCCATCCCCACCGCGCAGTCGGCCTCGTCGGCGATGCCTTCGCCGACGAGCGGCTGATGGCGCAGATGGCCGGCAAAATGGGCATCGGCCATGTCCGCTACGCCACGACCGGCGGTGCGGGCCTGCGCAACATCCAGCCGCTTTATGCCGATTTCGCCTTCGGTGGCTTGGCGATTGCCCATAACGGCAATCTGACCAATGCGCTGACCCTGCGCAGCCAGCTGGTCCAGCGCGGCTGCATTTTCCAGTCCACCTCGGACAGCGAAGTGATCGTGCATCTGATCGCGATCAGCCTCTATACCGATGTGGTCGACAAGCTGATCGATGCCCTGCGCCAGGTTCACGGCGCCTATTCGATCGTGGCCCTGACCCGCGACAAGCTGATCGGCGTGCGCGACCCCTGGGGGGTGCGCCCGCTGGTCATCGGCAAGCTCGACGGCGCCATGATGCTGGCCTCCGAGACCTGCGCACTCGACATCATCGGTGCCGAATTCGTCCGCGACGTTGAGCCGGGCGAGATCGTGGTCATCGAGGAAAGCGGTCTGCGCTCGATCAAGCCCTTCCCGAAGACCGCCAGCCGGTTCTGCATCTTCGAGCACATCTATTTCGCCCGCCCGGACAGCGTGCTGGAAAATGTCAGCGTGTACGAAGCGCGCAAGCGCATCGGTCGCGAACTGGCGCAGGAAAGCATGGTCGAAGCAGATGTGGTCGTGCCGGTGCCGGACAGCGGCGTGCCGGCGGCACTCGGCTTCTCGGAGCAGAGCGGCATCCCATTCGACTACGGCATCATCCGCAACCACTACGTCGGCCGGACCTTCATCGAGCCGACCGATCAGATCCGGCATCTGGGCGTGAAGCTGAAGCACAACGCCAATGTGCCGATGATCAAGGGCCGGCGGGTCGTGCTGGTCGACGACAGCATCGTGCGCGGCACCACCTCGACCAAGATCGTGAACATGGTGCGCGAGGCCGGTGCGGCCGAAGTCCATATGCGCATCGCCTCGCCGCCCACCACCCACCCCTGCTTCTATGGCGTCGATACACCAAGCCGCGAGAAGCTGCTGGCAGCGCGCATGGACATCGAAGAGATGGCCCGGTTCATCAATGCCGACAGCCTGGCCTTCATCTCGATGGACGGGCTATACCGCGCAATGGGTGAAGAGGGCCGCAATCCGGTTCAGCCGCAGTATTGCGATGCCTGTTTCACCGGCGATTATGCGCTGCCCTTGACCGACGGACAGGTGGATGGCAGCGATGCCAAGTTCCGCCTGCGCAGCGATTTCGCCTGA
- a CDS encoding SDR family NAD(P)-dependent oxidoreductase: MTEDTQPAALADRPLEGRIALITGASRGLGAAVAERYAMAGAHVILLARTVGGLEETDDRVKAAGGSATLVPHDLADLDKLDSLGQQIYERFGRLDILVANAGLLGNISPMSQQKPRDWDRVMTVNVSANQRLIRNCEPLLKLSTAGRAIFVTSRAARRIRGYWGAYATSKAALEAMVKTWAMEIENSRIRANLVDPGALRTRMRATAYPGEDKDLQTPPEAIAELFVDLALPGLTANGEIFVAQTAPQAPAHGHDHHGHDHGPGCGCH, translated from the coding sequence ATGACCGAAGACACCCAGCCCGCCGCCCTCGCCGATCGCCCGCTTGAGGGCAGGATCGCCCTGATCACCGGTGCGTCGCGCGGCCTGGGTGCAGCGGTCGCCGAACGCTATGCCATGGCCGGCGCCCATGTCATTCTTCTCGCCCGCACGGTCGGCGGCCTGGAAGAGACCGACGACCGTGTAAAGGCCGCAGGCGGCAGCGCCACGCTGGTGCCGCATGATCTGGCCGATCTCGACAAGCTCGACAGCCTGGGCCAGCAGATCTACGAGCGTTTCGGCCGGCTGGACATCCTGGTGGCCAATGCCGGGTTGCTCGGCAACATCTCGCCCATGTCGCAGCAGAAGCCGCGCGACTGGGATCGGGTGATGACGGTCAACGTCTCAGCCAATCAGCGGCTGATCCGCAATTGCGAGCCGCTGCTGAAGCTGTCGACGGCCGGCCGCGCGATCTTCGTCACCTCGCGCGCCGCCCGCCGGATCCGCGGCTACTGGGGCGCCTACGCCACCTCCAAGGCGGCGCTTGAGGCCATGGTGAAGACCTGGGCCATGGAGATCGAGAACAGCCGCATCCGCGCCAACCTGGTCGATCCCGGTGCCCTGCGTACCCGCATGCGTGCCACGGCCTATCCGGGCGAGGACAAGGATCTCCAGACCCCACCCGAGGCGATCGCCGAGTTGTTCGTGGATCTGGCCCTGCCCGGCCTGACCGCCAATGGCGAGATCTTCGTGGCCCAGACCGCGCCGCAGGCACCGGCCCATGGCCACGATCATCATGGCCATGATCATGGCCCCGGTTGCGGCTGCCATTGA